In one window of Rhinopithecus roxellana isolate Shanxi Qingling chromosome 15, ASM756505v1, whole genome shotgun sequence DNA:
- the SC5D gene encoding lathosterol oxidase: MDLVLSVADYYFFTPYVYPATWPEDDIFRQTISLLIVTNVGAYILYFFCATLSYYFVFDHALMKHPQFLKNQVRREIKFTVQALPLISIFTVPLFLLEIRGYSKLHDDLGEFPYGLFELIISIISFLFFTDMFIYWIHRGLHHRLVYKRLHKPHHTWKIPTPFASHAFHPIDGFLQSLPYHIYPFIFPLHKMVYLGLYILVNIWTISIHDGDFRVPQILQPFINGSAHHTDHHMFFDYNYGQYFTLWDRIGGSFKNPSSFEGKGPLNYVKEMTEGKYSSHAGNGCKNEKLFNGEFTKTE, from the exons ATGGATCTTGTACTCAGTGTTGCAGATTACTATTTTTTTACACCATACGTATATCCAGCCACATGGCCAGAAGATGACATCTTCCGACAAACTATTAGTCTTCTGATTGTAACAAATGTTGGTGCTTACATCCTTTATTTCTTCTGTGCAACATTGAGCTATTATTTTGTCTTTGATCATGCATTAATGAAACATCCACAATTTTTAaag AATCAAGTCCGTCGAGAGATTAAGTTTACTGTCCAGGCATTGCCATTGATAAGTATTTTTACTGTTCCACTGTTCCTGTTGGAGATAAGAGGTTACAGCAAATTACATGATGACCTAGGAGAGTTTCCATATG GATTGTTTGAACTCATCATTAGTATcatatctttcctctttttcactGACATGTTCATCTACTGGATTCACAGAGGCCTTCATCATAGACTGGTGTATAAG CGCCTACATAAACCTCACCATACTTGGAAGATTCCTACTCCATTTGCAAGTCATGCTTTTCACCCTATTGATGGCTTTCTTCAGAGTCTACCTTACCATATATACCCTTTTATCTTTCCGTTACACAAGATGGTTTATTTAGGTCTGTACATCTTGGTTAATATCTGGACAATTTCCATTCATGATGGTGATTTTCGTGTCCCCCAAATCTTACAGCCATTTATTAATGGCTCAGCTCATCATACAGACCATCATATGTTCTTTGACTATAATTATGGACAATATTTCACTTTGTGGGATAGGATTGGAGGCTCATTCAAAAATCCTTCCTCCTTTGAGGGAAAGGGACCACTCAATTATGTGAAGGAGATGACAGAGGGAAAGTACAGCAGCCATGCAGGGAATGGTTGTAAGaatgaaaaattattcaatgGAGAGTTTACAAAGACTGAATAG